In Synergistaceae bacterium, the DNA window ATCATGACTCTTCACAATGTTGCTTATCAGGGAATATTTGAGCCGTCCCCGTTCCTTGAGGCTTCAGGACTCGAACCTTGGAGCTTCAGTTCGTCAACGATGGAATTTTACGGACAAGTTAATTTACTCAAGGGCGGAATCGTCGCAGCTACAGCAGTCAGCACAGTATCACCGACATATGCGAGCGAGATTCAGACTTACGAGTCAACTCGTGAATTATCCGGAATTCTATATCAGCAGCGCAGCAAGTTACGAGGCATTATCAACGGACTTGATACTAAATACTGGGATCCAAACGGGGATAAAGCAATTCCGGCAAAATTTTCAGTTAAGGATCTCAGAGGCAAAGCAGCTTGCAAGAAAGAATTACTAAAGCGGGCAGGGTTTGACGAGAACACAGACGCTCCTGTTATAGTGTGTGTAAGCAGACTCGTTGAACAAAAAGGGTTCGATATGGTATTTAATGCGGCTCATCAAATTGCAGAAACGGGCGCAAAATTATTAATTCTCGGCTCCGGCCAAGACTGGATAGAAAATGGAATTATTCAAGCAGCAGAAGCTAACCCGGGCAGCATTAAATTATTCAAAGGTTATGACGAGCCATTATCGCACTTAATGTACGCGGGCGGAGATATTTTCTTGATGCCTTCAGTGTTTGAGCCGTGCGGATTGTCTCAAATGATTTCAATGAGATACGGGACTGTTCCTGTAGTTCGTGAAGTCGGCGGATTGCGTGACACAGTTTTTGACGTTGACAGACCAGAAGGCGGAAACGGATTCACTTTCTTAACCTGCGACGTTGACGGCATGATGTGGGCATTGAGGCGGGCTGTTGAGCGTTACCAGAATAAAGACGAATGGAAAAAAATAATGCTTGAGGGAATGCGTGAAGATTTCACATGGGACAAATCAGCCGGTCTCTATAGAGCAATGTATGAGGATTTAATGCAGTAATTAATTATTAATCAGGAATAAACGCCTCTTGTGAATAAATAAATTTTTGCGGGGGGCTTTGTTTATAAAATATGAAGGAGGTTTAATTTCATGTACACAGGCAAACACGGAAGAGTGTTAGGCATCGTTCTCGCAGGAGGCAAGGGCGAGCGTTTAATGCCGCTTACACGTTATCGCGCAAAGCCTGCAGTTTACTTCGCCGCAAAGTATCGTATCATTGATTTTGCACTCTCCAATTTAATTAACAGCGGGATTTATTCGATTTATGTTCTGACCCAGTTCAAGAGTCAATCTTTAAGCGAACATATCGAACGTGGCTGGCAGTTCGGCGGAGCAATGAGGGGCCGAGATTTCTTCGTTACTACAGTACCGGCGCAAATGTGGAGCGGTGAACACTGGTTTCAAGGCACAGCAGATGCAGTATATCAAGCATTACACATGATTACTCGTTATCGTGCTGACAGAGTTTGTATTTTTGCCGCAGATCATATTTACAAAATGGACGTTGATCAAATGATCGCGTGGCACATGGCGCAGCATGCAGATGTTACAATTGCTGCAAATGTCGTTCCCGTCGAAGAGGCGAATCAATTCGGCTGTATTAAGACTGACAGCAAAGGCCGAATTCTTGAATTCATGGAGAAGCCGAAGAATCCCCCCGAAATTCCCGATAAACCCGGCTTTAGTTATGTCTCAATGGGCAATTACGTTTTTGAGCGCAAAGTCCTTGAAGAGTCATTAAATGCCGACGCAATGAAGGAAGAAACAAGCCACGATTTTGGCAAAGATATTATACCGGATCTCGTTGCACATGGTATGAAAGTCTGCGCTTATGACTTCTCGACAAATGTATTGCCTCACCCGTCAGCCGAGACAGAATTAATTCACCAGTGGAGAACTGATAAACCCTACTGGCGCGACGTAGGAACTCTTTATGCTTACTGGCAGGCACATATGGAACTAATAGGCCACGAGTCAGAAATGACGCTCTATAATCCCATGTGGCCGATTCGCACGGTTTCTTATGGTGATCCACCTTCATATTGTTATCCTGACAGCGGCCACCCGTGTAATATTAACCGAGTAATGTTATCTGAAGGCAGCAGGATTTTCGGAGCGGACGTGTCTAATTCAGTTCTTGCTAGAAATTGTCTCGTTCAGGCCGGCAGCGTTGTCGAACAAAGTATTATCGGCCATGATGTTGTAATCGGCAAAAATTGCAGAATCAAACGCGCTATTATAGACGGTCATAATATTATCCCCGACGGGACAGTTATAGGCGAAGATCCCGAACTTGACGCGAAAAATTATTATGTAGATCCTAAATCCGGCATAGTAGTCGCTGGTGTACCTAAAGAATTATATTTGACAGGTGCCGACGAACTAGAAGAAGCTCAGAGCTGGGACACTATGGGCTAAAAAATTTTATGAGATCTCAGGCATCTTCGGAAATGATTATATATATTTTTCCGGAGGTGCTTTTATTTATATATTTATTTAATGAAGGAGTAATTTAATTTGTCGCTTGTGTCAGAACTTGAGAAATTTACGAGAAAATATTTATACTTCACGCCGTATTATAACCGCAGAAGCCCTATTAATCCCGAACCGCCCGAAATTTATAACTCACACGGGGAGAAATTACACGTGTTTTTCCTGTCAGACCGCGAAATCTCGCACAATCCATATGCTACAAGACAGCCTGAATATATTTTATGGGACAGATATAATTTTGCGCTGAAGACTCATTTTTACAGCCACTATGAAGCATTTAATCTTGTCGGGAGTCCTGATAAAAGATTCGCTTTCTTGAACGAATCACGAGCAATCAAGCCAAAATGTTACAAGAAATATTTACGCGAAAAAAAATATTTCGAGAATGAATTTGATTTAGTCTTCACGTTTGATATTGATATTCTTGAGACGATTAATAATGCCCGGTTAGTTCCGTTTTGTGCTAATTACTGGTACGGCGAAATTGATAGAAATATTAAACTTTCACGTGATAATTATTTGCGCAAAGATAAAAATATTTCGATTCTGTCATCTCATAAGAAATCATGCGAGCTGCATTTATTGCGTAAAGATTTAGCTTTCAAGTGCAGAGATCAAAATCTTGCGGACGCTTATGGGACATTTGACACGGGCGAGAAGGGCTCATTAATTCCACCGGAACGCACACTCGAAAAATATAGATACTCCATAATAATCGA includes these proteins:
- a CDS encoding glycogen synthase; translated protein: MAVKNGSGIKVLFVSTELAPFSKVGGLGDVAGSLPKALCQAGVDVRVVTPAWPGVLERVAASGVKTTTVRKKVYAAYDWRIHSADIIKADIKGVTTYFLKAEDYSGDMYPSQLNFWTASPFAVFCMQALELKNAIDWVPDIYHCHDWTSAFLPCALAWHRHYRQTGEKSIMTLHNVAYQGIFEPSPFLEASGLEPWSFSSSTMEFYGQVNLLKGGIVAATAVSTVSPTYASEIQTYESTRELSGILYQQRSKLRGIINGLDTKYWDPNGDKAIPAKFSVKDLRGKAACKKELLKRAGFDENTDAPVIVCVSRLVEQKGFDMVFNAAHQIAETGAKLLILGSGQDWIENGIIQAAEANPGSIKLFKGYDEPLSHLMYAGGDIFLMPSVFEPCGLSQMISMRYGTVPVVREVGGLRDTVFDVDRPEGGNGFTFLTCDVDGMMWALRRAVERYQNKDEWKKIMLEGMREDFTWDKSAGLYRAMYEDLMQ
- the glgC gene encoding glucose-1-phosphate adenylyltransferase, producing the protein MYTGKHGRVLGIVLAGGKGERLMPLTRYRAKPAVYFAAKYRIIDFALSNLINSGIYSIYVLTQFKSQSLSEHIERGWQFGGAMRGRDFFVTTVPAQMWSGEHWFQGTADAVYQALHMITRYRADRVCIFAADHIYKMDVDQMIAWHMAQHADVTIAANVVPVEEANQFGCIKTDSKGRILEFMEKPKNPPEIPDKPGFSYVSMGNYVFERKVLEESLNADAMKEETSHDFGKDIIPDLVAHGMKVCAYDFSTNVLPHPSAETELIHQWRTDKPYWRDVGTLYAYWQAHMELIGHESEMTLYNPMWPIRTVSYGDPPSYCYPDSGHPCNINRVMLSEGSRIFGADVSNSVLARNCLVQAGSVVEQSIIGHDVVIGKNCRIKRAIIDGHNIIPDGTVIGEDPELDAKNYYVDPKSGIVVAGVPKELYLTGADELEEAQSWDTMG